A stretch of Numenius arquata chromosome 11, bNumArq3.hap1.1, whole genome shotgun sequence DNA encodes these proteins:
- the ARPP19 gene encoding cAMP-regulated phosphoprotein 19: MSAESPEPASAEEQKEMEDKVISPEKVEEAKLKARYPHLGQKPGGSDFLRKRLQKGQKYFDSGDYNMAKAKMKNKQLPTAAPDKTEVTGDHIPTPQDLPQRKPSLVASKLAG, encoded by the exons ATGTCTGCCGAGAGTCCCGAGCCCGCCTCGGCCGAGGAGCAGAAG GAAATGGAGGATAAGGTGATCAGCCCAGAAAAAGTTGAAGAAGCAAAATTGAAAGCAAGATATCCTCATCTGGGCCAGAAGCCAGGAGGCTCAGACTTCTTGAGGAAGAGGCTTCAAAAAGGA CAAAAATACTTTGATTCTGGTGATTACAACATGGCTAAAGCAAAGATGAAGAATAAGCAACTGCCTACTGCAGCTCCTGACAAGACAGAAGTCACTGGTGACCATATTCCTACTCCACAGGATCTTCCACAGCGGAAACCATCTCTTGTTGCTAGCAAGCTGGCTGGCTGA